A region of Solanum dulcamara chromosome 7, daSolDulc1.2, whole genome shotgun sequence DNA encodes the following proteins:
- the LOC129894925 gene encoding receptor protein-tyrosine kinase CEPR1-like — MLPLSTGNLSTSLIRFFAYSCKIKGRIPSIVGNLSSLLFLDFTGNNLVGSISTSIGNLRNLRCFNLSDNKLTGFIGDNICKLQHLGEIYMGQNQLSGSLPNCLGNVTSLREIRLGYNKLSSNIPTSLGNLKDLVVLDLSSNNMVGSLPPEIGNLKAVTLMDLSMN; from the coding sequence ATGCTTCCACTATCAACAGGGAATCTTTCCACGTCTCTTATAAGGTTTTTCGCCTACAGTTGCAAAATCAAAGGGCGAATTCCTAGCATAGTTGGAAACTTAAGCAGCTTATTATTCCTTGATTTTACTGGAAACAACTTGGTTGGATCAATTTCCACATCAATTGGCAACTTGAGAAACCTTCGGTGCTTCAACTTGAGTGACAACAAACTTACAGGATTTATTGGAGATAACATTTGTAAATTGCAGCATTTGGGTGAAATTTACATGGGACAAAATCAACTTTCAGGATCTCTTCCTAATTGTTTAGGGAATGTCACTTCCCTTAGAGAGATACGTTTGGGTTACAATAAATTGAGTTCCAATATCCCAACAAGCTTAGGGAATCTTAAAGATTTAGTGGTTCTTGACTTATCGTCAAACAACATGGTTGGTTCTTTACCTCCAGAGATTGGAAATCTAAAGGCTGTGACACTGATGGATCTGTCGATGAATTAA
- the LOC129894924 gene encoding receptor-like protein 35, giving the protein MEGLRRLKFLDLSFNNFRGELPSWFGFLHKLQVINLENNSFTGSIPCSISNISTLETLNLRFNSIEGEIPEVIGSFIKLRELNLRGNKLIGSIPLSLSLEVLDISFNSLEGNIPEGLGNLHNMNLLSIQRNQLTGSIPFTIFNISRIEVIAFTGNIPNGLCNRLPILKGLYLSTNKLRGHMPKSLSNCSQLQMLSLSSNDFDGPIHSEIGRLSNLRMLALGSNYFTGEIPKEISNLVELEEFDIGFNSFSGSLAMEIFNMSRLRIISLAFNNLSGTLPPNIDVRSSVRSSENFMVSELDRSKKLRQLSQRLEKNQSQGFNRKIKVLAQFFLQIRASSKLKRISATKS; this is encoded by the exons ATGGAAGGCTTGCGTCGGcttaagtttcttgatttaAGTTTCAATAACTTCAGAGGGGAGCTTCCTTCTTGGTTTGGGTTTTTACACAAACTTCAAGTTATAAATCTTGAAAATAATAGTTTCACTGGTTCCATCCCTTGTTcaatttctaatatttccacactCGAAACTTTGAATCTGAGATTCAATTCCATAGAGGGTGAAATCCCAGAAGTGATTGGAAGTTTTATAAAGCTTAGAGAATTAAACTTGAGGGGTAACAAGCTCATAGGTTCTATTCCTCTGTCACTCTCGTTGGAGGTTTTAGATATATCTTTTAATTCACTTGAAGGAAACATTCCAGAAGGGCTCGGCAATCTTCACAACATGAACTTGTTGTCCATACAACGTAATCAACTAACTGGCTCTATACCATTCACTATTTTCAATATCTCTAGAATCGAAGTCATTGCATTTACAGGAAATATTCCCAATGGTTTATGCAATCGTCTCCCAATACTCAAAGGGCTCTATTTATCCACAAACAAACTTCGCGGTCATATGCCTAAAAGCTTGTCAAATTGTTCACAACTTCAAATGTTGTCTTTATCATCTAATGATTTTGATGGACCAATCCATAGTGAAATTGGAAGATTGAGTAATTTGCGGATGTTGGCTCTTGGATCAAACTATTTCACTG GTGAAATACCCAAAGAGATAAGCAATCTCGTTGAGTTGGAGGAATTTGACATTGGGTTTAATAGTTTTAGTGGTTCACTTGCAATGGAGATCTTCAACATGTCACGGCTGAGAATAATTTCTCTTGCATTTAATAATCTATCAGGAACCCTCCCACCAAACATAG ATGTAAGAAGCTCAGTAAGAAGCTCAGAAAacttcatggtatcagagcttgatCGCAGTAAGAAGCTCAGACAGTTGAGTCAAAGACTCGAAAAAAACCAGAGTCAAGGATTCAATCGAAAAATCAAGGTTCTAGCTCAGTTTTTTTTACAGATCCGAGCTTCATCGAAGCTCAAACGAATTTCCGCAACAAAGAGCTAA